Proteins encoded within one genomic window of Ideonella dechloratans:
- a CDS encoding TRAP transporter large permease — MTEFLHANMAPVMFGGLIVFLLIGFPVAFSLAAAGLMFSFVGIEFGILPSSLMQALPLRIFGIMQNETLLAIPFFTFMGLILERSGMAEDLLDTIGQLFGPIRGGLAFAVILVGAMLAATTGVVAASVISMGLISLPIMLRYGYDRRIASGVIAASGTLAQIIPPSLVLIIMADQLGRSVGELYKGAFIPGFTLTALYTGFIVLVAIFRKHWVPALPPEARTIREDNGSSGLPSLGLLALLSVGAAVAFAKSRPAETPTDELIVVSMCVGVGVAFVLSVINKVFKLGLLSRMAERVTFVLIPPLGLIFLVLGTIFLGVATPTEGGAMGAVGALIMALLRKRIDMKLLRQAMDSTMKLSCFVLFILMGSTVFSLTFQGVDGPKWVEHLLTSLPGGQVGFLIVVNILVFVLAFFLDFFELSFIVVPLLGPVADKLGIDLVWFGVLLAVNMQTSFMHPPFGFALFFLRSVAPNKEYKDRVTGKPTAPVTTGQIYWGSVPFVIIQIIMVGLIIAFPGLVSGGLGPKEKIDLDKVQIQIQPENDYGGDSNQDVNALFGLPPAASGAASGAAP, encoded by the coding sequence ATGACCGAGTTCCTGCACGCCAACATGGCCCCGGTGATGTTCGGGGGCCTGATCGTCTTCCTGCTGATCGGCTTCCCCGTCGCCTTCTCGCTGGCTGCGGCCGGCCTGATGTTCAGCTTCGTCGGCATCGAGTTCGGCATCCTGCCTTCGTCGCTGATGCAGGCCCTGCCGCTGCGCATCTTCGGCATCATGCAGAACGAGACGCTGCTGGCGATCCCGTTCTTCACCTTCATGGGCCTGATCCTGGAGCGATCCGGGATGGCCGAGGATCTGCTCGACACCATCGGTCAGCTCTTCGGCCCCATCCGCGGCGGCCTGGCCTTCGCGGTGATCCTGGTCGGCGCCATGCTGGCCGCCACCACCGGTGTGGTGGCCGCCTCGGTGATCTCGATGGGCCTGATCTCCCTGCCCATCATGCTGCGCTACGGCTATGACCGCCGCATCGCCTCGGGCGTCATCGCCGCCTCGGGCACGCTGGCCCAGATCATCCCGCCCTCGCTGGTGCTGATCATCATGGCCGACCAGCTGGGCCGCAGCGTCGGCGAGCTCTACAAGGGTGCCTTCATCCCCGGCTTCACGCTGACCGCGCTGTACACCGGCTTCATCGTCCTGGTCGCCATCTTCCGCAAGCACTGGGTGCCCGCCCTGCCACCGGAAGCCCGCACCATCCGCGAAGACAACGGCTCCTCCGGCCTGCCCTCGCTGGGCCTGCTGGCCCTGCTCTCGGTGGGCGCGGCTGTCGCCTTCGCCAAGAGCCGTCCGGCCGAGACCCCCACCGACGAGTTGATCGTGGTGTCGATGTGTGTGGGCGTGGGTGTGGCCTTCGTGCTGTCGGTGATCAACAAGGTGTTCAAGCTGGGCCTGCTCTCGCGCATGGCCGAACGGGTGACCTTCGTTCTGATCCCGCCGCTGGGCCTGATCTTCCTGGTGCTGGGCACCATCTTCCTGGGCGTGGCCACGCCCACCGAAGGCGGCGCCATGGGCGCGGTCGGCGCGCTGATCATGGCCCTGCTGCGCAAGCGCATCGACATGAAGCTGCTGCGCCAGGCCATGGACTCGACCATGAAGCTGTCCTGCTTCGTGCTGTTCATCCTGATGGGCTCGACGGTGTTCAGCCTGACCTTCCAGGGGGTGGACGGACCGAAGTGGGTCGAACACCTGCTGACCAGCCTGCCGGGCGGCCAGGTGGGCTTCCTGATCGTCGTGAACATCCTGGTGTTCGTGCTGGCCTTCTTCCTGGACTTCTTCGAGCTGTCCTTCATCGTCGTGCCACTGCTGGGCCCGGTGGCGGACAAGCTGGGGATCGACCTGGTCTGGTTCGGCGTGCTGCTGGCGGTCAACATGCAGACCTCCTTCATGCACCCGCCCTTCGGTTTCGCGCTGTTCTTCCTGCGCAGCGTGGCGCCCAACAAGGAGTACAAGGACCGTGTGACCGGCAAGCCGACCGCCCCGGTGACCACCGGTCAGATCTACTGGGGCTCGGTGCCCTTCGTGATCATCCAGATCATCATGGTGGGCCTGATCATCGCCTTCCCGGGCCTGGTCTCCGGTGGTCTGGGTCCCAAGGAGAAGATCGACCTGGACAAGGTGCAGATCCAGATCCAACCCGAGAACGATTACGGCGGCGACAGCAATCAGGACGTCAATGCCCTGTTCGGCCTGCCGCCAGCGGCCAGCGGCGCCGCCTCGGGCGCGGCGCCCTGA
- a CDS encoding TRAP transporter substrate-binding protein, whose protein sequence is MERRSFVRSAGLAGVLAAGAAPAIVHAQAAVRWRIASSFPKSLDTIFGAAEVFAKKVGELSGGKFQVTVHAAGELMPAFGVVDGVQNGTVEACHTVPYYFFGKDETFALGAAIPFGMNSRQMTAWMFEGNGLKLMREFYAGYNMINFPCGNTGAQMAGWYRKEIKSVADIKGLKFRVGGFAGKVIERMGGVPQNIPGGEIYQALEKGTIDAAEWIGPYDDLKLGFNKVAPHYYYPGWWEGGPQIDLFINQKAYAALSAEYKAMVEAAAAVAHIDMQAKYDARNPGALKQLVGSGTKLARFPKDVMELAFKESMALYSELSAKNPRWKKVYEDFATFRRDENLWFRFAEASFDDFMQAQKL, encoded by the coding sequence ATGGAACGTCGTTCGTTTGTGAGAAGCGCGGGCCTGGCTGGCGTGCTGGCGGCCGGTGCAGCACCGGCCATCGTTCATGCCCAAGCCGCCGTGCGTTGGCGCATCGCATCCAGCTTCCCGAAGTCGCTGGACACCATCTTCGGCGCTGCGGAGGTCTTCGCCAAGAAGGTGGGCGAGCTCTCGGGGGGCAAGTTCCAGGTCACGGTGCATGCGGCCGGCGAGCTGATGCCGGCCTTCGGCGTGGTGGACGGTGTGCAGAACGGCACCGTCGAGGCCTGCCACACCGTGCCCTACTACTTCTTCGGCAAGGACGAGACCTTCGCCCTGGGCGCGGCCATTCCCTTCGGCATGAACTCGCGCCAGATGACGGCCTGGATGTTCGAAGGCAACGGCCTGAAGCTCATGCGCGAGTTCTACGCCGGCTACAACATGATCAACTTCCCCTGCGGCAACACCGGCGCCCAGATGGCCGGCTGGTACCGCAAGGAGATCAAGTCGGTGGCCGACATCAAGGGCCTGAAGTTCCGCGTGGGCGGCTTTGCGGGCAAGGTGATCGAGCGCATGGGCGGGGTGCCGCAGAACATCCCGGGCGGCGAGATCTACCAGGCGCTGGAGAAGGGCACCATCGATGCGGCCGAGTGGATCGGCCCCTACGACGACCTGAAGCTGGGCTTCAACAAGGTCGCGCCGCACTACTACTACCCGGGTTGGTGGGAGGGTGGTCCCCAGATCGACCTCTTCATCAACCAGAAGGCCTACGCGGCCCTGTCGGCCGAGTACAAGGCGATGGTGGAGGCCGCCGCCGCGGTGGCGCACATCGACATGCAGGCCAAGTACGACGCCCGCAACCCGGGGGCGCTCAAGCAGCTGGTGGGCTCGGGCACCAAGCTGGCGCGCTTCCCGAAGGACGTGATGGAACTGGCCTTCAAGGAATCGATGGCCCTGTACAGCGAGCTGAGCGCCAAGAATCCGCGCTGGAAGAAGGTCTACGAGGACTTCGCCACCTTCCGTCGCGACGAGAACCTGTGGTTCCGCTTCGCCGAGGCCAGCTTCGACGATTTCATGCAGGCCCAGAAGCTCTGA
- a CDS encoding DUF904 domain-containing protein, translating to MTRLSDLAERIDRLVLRHEELARTNALLTQQVQALQAERDSLKSRLAAARTRVEALLDRLPTDPSSTGGDAA from the coding sequence ATGACCCGTCTGTCGGATCTTGCCGAGCGCATCGACCGCCTCGTGCTGCGGCACGAAGAGCTGGCGCGCACCAACGCCCTGCTGACCCAACAGGTGCAGGCCCTGCAGGCCGAACGCGACAGCCTCAAGTCCCGCCTGGCCGCAGCCCGCACCCGGGTCGAAGCCCTGCTGGATCGCTTGCCCACCGATCCCTCCTCCACCGGAGGTGATGCCGCATGA
- a CDS encoding EVE domain-containing protein — MPQYWLMKIEPAECSIDELARLPAQTVPWTGVRNYQARNFMRDAMQVGDGVLYYHSSCAEPGVAGLAEVASPAYPDATQFDPASPWFDPKSTPEQPRWLNVDVRLVRKTRLLPLARMRSEPALQSMVLLRPGSRLSITPVTPQEWQAVLALLDASAA, encoded by the coding sequence ATGCCCCAGTACTGGCTGATGAAGATCGAGCCGGCCGAGTGCTCGATCGACGAGCTCGCGCGGCTGCCCGCCCAGACCGTGCCCTGGACCGGGGTGCGCAACTACCAGGCCCGCAACTTCATGCGCGACGCCATGCAGGTGGGCGACGGGGTGCTGTACTACCACTCCTCCTGCGCCGAACCCGGCGTGGCCGGTCTGGCCGAGGTGGCCAGCCCCGCCTACCCGGACGCCACGCAGTTCGATCCGGCCAGCCCCTGGTTCGACCCGAAGTCCACGCCCGAGCAGCCGCGCTGGCTGAACGTGGATGTGCGCCTGGTGCGCAAGACGCGTCTGCTGCCGCTGGCCCGGATGCGCAGCGAGCCGGCCCTGCAGAGCATGGTGCTGCTGCGCCCCGGCAGCCGCCTGTCGATCACCCCGGTGACCCCGCAGGAATGGCAGGCCGTGCTGGCCCTGCTGGACGCTTCCGCGGCATGA
- a CDS encoding TIGR01244 family sulfur transferase, translating to MQTQLPLQAIAPDVYVAPQMAPEAMAELARLGFKAVINNRPDFEGGSEQPTSAAVEAAALAAGLQYRHLPVQGAYQSPEEIAAFGALLAELPRPLLAFCRSGARSTKLFTAARTV from the coding sequence ATGCAGACTCAACTGCCCCTCCAGGCCATTGCGCCGGATGTCTATGTCGCGCCGCAGATGGCGCCCGAAGCCATGGCCGAACTCGCCCGCCTGGGCTTCAAGGCGGTGATCAACAACCGGCCGGACTTCGAGGGCGGGTCGGAGCAGCCCACCAGTGCCGCCGTGGAAGCCGCCGCTCTGGCCGCCGGCCTGCAGTACCGGCACCTGCCTGTGCAAGGCGCCTACCAAAGCCCGGAAGAGATCGCGGCCTTCGGTGCCCTGCTGGCCGAGCTGCCCCGCCCGCTGTTGGCTTTTTGCCGCTCCGGCGCCCGCTCGACCAAGCTTTTCACAGCGGCCCGCACCGTCTGA
- a CDS encoding GatB/YqeY domain-containing protein, with amino-acid sequence MSTLKERITEDMKAAMRAKEAERLGTIRLLLAACKQKEVDERIELDDAAVIAVVDKLIKQRKDSVAAYSQAGRSDLADKESAEIAVLEVYLPQRLSEAEIAEAVAATVAEVGATGPGDMGKVMGAVKARLAGKADMGLVSAAVKKALQP; translated from the coding sequence ATGAGCACGCTGAAAGAACGCATCACCGAAGACATGAAGGCCGCCATGCGGGCCAAGGAAGCCGAGCGCCTGGGCACCATCCGCCTGCTGCTGGCCGCCTGCAAGCAGAAGGAAGTGGACGAACGCATCGAGCTCGACGACGCCGCCGTCATCGCCGTGGTGGACAAGCTGATCAAGCAGCGCAAGGATTCGGTGGCCGCCTACAGCCAGGCCGGCCGCAGTGACCTGGCCGACAAGGAAAGCGCCGAGATCGCGGTGCTCGAGGTCTACCTGCCCCAGCGCCTGAGCGAAGCCGAGATTGCCGAAGCCGTGGCCGCCACCGTGGCCGAGGTGGGCGCCACCGGCCCGGGCGACATGGGCAAGGTGATGGGCGCGGTCAAGGCCCGCCTGGCCGGCAAGGCCGACATGGGCCTGGTTTCGGCTGCGGTCAAGAAGGCCCTCCAACCCTGA
- the rpsU gene encoding 30S ribosomal protein S21: protein MTTIRVKENEPFDVALRRFKRTIEKLGLLTELRAREFYEKPTAERKRKKAAAVKRHYKRVRSMQLPKKLY, encoded by the coding sequence ATGACCACCATCCGAGTCAAGGAAAACGAGCCGTTCGACGTGGCCCTGCGCCGCTTCAAGCGCACCATCGAAAAGCTGGGTCTGCTGACCGAACTGCGCGCCCGCGAGTTCTACGAGAAGCCCACTGCCGAGCGCAAGCGCAAGAAGGCTGCCGCCGTGAAGCGCCACTACAAGCGCGTGCGCAGCATGCAGCTGCCCAAGAAGCTCTACTGA
- a CDS encoding LysR family transcriptional regulator: protein MDLTHRLVEVFRAVMRTGHVTRAAELLHTSQPTVSRELARLEQVLGLVLFERVKGRLRPTAQAQALLDEVERSYEGLERIAATAFNLRDAGAMRLQVACLPALAHALLPRAVALYRQGRPTAAVALAPLESPQLESALTEQRHDLGLTEQREPPPGCQLSTLLVADEVCVLPPGHALAERRVIAPADLAGQSFISLAPTDPYRQQVDAVFAQAGVARQLQLETPSALSVCALVRQGLGVAIVNPLTALEMAAAQALQVRPFSVSIPFHLGKVVPRWRPAHPWRAEFEQALAAAVEELRAQLAQLG from the coding sequence ATGGATCTGACCCATCGCCTGGTGGAGGTCTTTCGCGCGGTGATGCGCACCGGCCATGTCACCCGGGCGGCCGAGCTGCTGCACACGTCCCAGCCCACGGTCAGCCGCGAGCTGGCCCGGCTGGAGCAGGTGCTGGGCCTGGTGCTGTTCGAGCGGGTCAAGGGCCGGCTGCGGCCGACGGCCCAGGCGCAGGCTCTGCTGGACGAGGTGGAGCGTTCCTACGAGGGGCTGGAGAGGATCGCTGCCACGGCCTTCAACCTGCGGGATGCCGGTGCCATGCGCCTGCAGGTGGCCTGCCTGCCTGCGCTGGCCCATGCCCTGCTGCCGCGCGCGGTGGCGCTGTACCGGCAAGGCCGGCCGACGGCGGCCGTGGCCCTGGCCCCGCTGGAATCGCCCCAGCTGGAAAGTGCCCTGACCGAGCAGCGCCACGACCTGGGTCTGACCGAGCAGCGCGAGCCGCCGCCTGGCTGCCAGCTCAGCACCCTGCTGGTGGCCGACGAGGTCTGCGTGCTGCCGCCCGGCCATGCACTGGCCGAGCGACGGGTCATCGCCCCGGCCGATCTGGCGGGGCAGTCCTTCATCAGCCTGGCACCCACCGATCCCTATCGCCAGCAGGTGGATGCGGTGTTCGCCCAGGCGGGTGTGGCGCGCCAGCTGCAGCTGGAAACACCCAGCGCGCTGTCCGTGTGCGCCTTGGTGCGCCAGGGCCTGGGGGTGGCCATCGTGAACCCGCTGACCGCCCTGGAGATGGCGGCGGCGCAGGCCCTGCAGGTGCGCCCCTTCTCGGTCAGCATCCCCTTCCACCTGGGCAAGGTGGTGCCGCGGTGGCGGCCTGCGCATCCTTGGCGTGCCGAGTTCGAGCAAGCCCTGGCGGCGGCCGTCGAGGAACTGCGCGCGCAACTGGCACAACTCGGCTGA
- the lysA gene encoding diaminopimelate decarboxylase, giving the protein MNPFAPDLLRSLARAHGTPLWVYDAATIRQRIAELRAFDTIRYAQKANSNTHLLRLMREAGVVVDAVSRGEIERALAAGFSPAPDAQGAAGIVFTADLFDPATLDTVVRHGVTVNAGSIDMLDQLGAVSPGHRVWLRINPGFGHGHSNKTNTGGEHSKHGIWHAELPQALAAVARHRLHLVGLHMHIGSGVDYGHLQQVCAAMVDLVKRAGVAIEAISAGGGLSIPYRDGEPRLDTAHYFQLWDAARREIASHLGRDVHLELEPGRYLVAESGVLLTEVRATKHMGRQRFTLVDAGFSDLMRPAMYGAYHGMSLLPADDTPRAEVDTVVAGPLCESGDVFTQADGGVVLTRRLPEARVGDLLVLHDAGAYGASMSSNYNTRGLAAEVLVDGDTHRLIRRRQTVEELIALENV; this is encoded by the coding sequence ATGAATCCGTTCGCCCCCGATCTGCTCCGCTCCCTGGCGCGCGCCCATGGCACGCCGCTGTGGGTGTATGACGCCGCCACCATCCGCCAGCGCATCGCCGAACTGCGGGCCTTCGACACCATCCGCTACGCCCAGAAGGCCAACTCCAACACCCACCTGCTGCGCCTGATGCGCGAGGCGGGCGTGGTGGTGGACGCGGTGTCCCGCGGCGAAATCGAACGGGCCCTGGCTGCCGGCTTCAGCCCCGCACCGGACGCCCAGGGGGCCGCCGGCATCGTCTTCACGGCGGACCTCTTCGACCCCGCCACGCTGGACACCGTGGTGCGGCACGGCGTCACCGTCAACGCCGGCTCGATCGACATGCTGGATCAGCTCGGCGCCGTCTCCCCCGGCCACCGCGTCTGGCTGCGCATCAACCCGGGCTTCGGCCACGGCCACAGCAACAAGACCAACACCGGCGGCGAGCACAGCAAGCACGGCATCTGGCACGCCGAGCTGCCGCAAGCCCTGGCTGCGGTGGCCCGCCACCGCCTGCATCTGGTGGGCCTGCACATGCACATCGGCTCGGGCGTGGATTACGGCCACCTGCAGCAGGTCTGCGCCGCCATGGTGGACCTGGTCAAGCGCGCCGGGGTGGCCATCGAGGCCATTTCCGCCGGCGGCGGCCTGTCCATTCCCTACCGCGACGGCGAGCCGCGCCTGGACACCGCGCACTACTTCCAGCTCTGGGACGCGGCCCGCCGCGAGATCGCCAGCCACCTGGGGCGCGATGTGCACCTGGAGCTGGAACCCGGCCGCTACCTGGTGGCCGAGTCCGGCGTGCTGCTGACCGAGGTGCGGGCCACCAAGCACATGGGGCGCCAGCGCTTCACCCTGGTCGACGCCGGCTTCTCGGACCTGATGCGCCCGGCCATGTACGGCGCCTATCACGGCATGAGCCTGCTGCCGGCAGACGACACACCCCGCGCGGAGGTCGACACCGTGGTGGCGGGCCCCTTGTGCGAATCGGGCGATGTGTTCACCCAGGCCGATGGCGGCGTGGTGCTGACCCGCCGCCTGCCCGAGGCCCGGGTGGGCGACCTGCTGGTGCTGCACGACGCGGGGGCCTACGGCGCCTCCATGTCCAGCAACTACAACACCCGCGGCCTGGCCGCCGAGGTGCTGGTCGATGGCGACACCCACCGCCTGATCCGCCGCCGCCAGACGGTGGAGGAACTGATCGCCCTGGAGAACGTCTGA
- a CDS encoding TRAP transporter small permease subunit: MSALLALSRWIDRLNEWVGRSAAWLVLAAVLISALNAIARKAFDVGSNAFLEIQWYLFAGVFLLAAGYTLLRQEHVKIDVVLSHFSKRTQIIVEAVCIVIFLLPFCGVVIDLVLPLVKQAYETGETSSNAGGLIRWPVYALVPVGFSLLALQGVSELIKRIAFLMGLIEDPTEKKQEKTAEEELAEAILRAQKNQGAAQ, from the coding sequence GTGTCCGCATTGTTAGCCCTTTCACGATGGATCGACCGACTCAATGAGTGGGTCGGTCGCAGTGCCGCCTGGCTGGTCCTGGCCGCGGTGCTCATCAGTGCCCTCAACGCCATTGCCCGCAAGGCCTTCGACGTCGGCTCCAATGCCTTCCTGGAGATCCAGTGGTACCTGTTCGCCGGCGTCTTCCTGCTGGCCGCCGGCTACACGCTGCTGCGCCAGGAGCATGTGAAGATCGACGTGGTGCTCAGCCACTTCTCCAAGCGCACCCAGATCATCGTCGAAGCCGTCTGCATCGTCATCTTCCTGCTGCCCTTCTGCGGCGTGGTCATCGACCTGGTCCTGCCCCTGGTCAAGCAGGCCTATGAGACGGGCGAGACTTCCAGCAACGCCGGCGGCCTGATCCGCTGGCCGGTCTATGCCCTGGTGCCCGTGGGCTTCAGCCTGCTGGCCCTGCAAGGCGTCTCCGAGCTGATCAAGCGCATCGCCTTCCTGATGGGCCTGATCGAGGACCCGACCGAGAAGAAGCAGGAGAAGACCGCGGAAGAGGAACTGGCCGAAGCCATCCTGCGTGCCCAGAAGAACCAAGGAGCCGCGCAATGA
- a CDS encoding cell division protein ZapA — MKQMEVTILGQSYLLACPEGGEDLLRQAVSRVDQEMSAIRDAGKVKARERMAVLAALNLAYLLAEQRQTPAATVPVPASPPPSLEANLEEEALLDRLISKLDATLGDDGQLL, encoded by the coding sequence ATGAAGCAGATGGAAGTCACCATCCTGGGCCAGAGCTACCTGCTGGCCTGCCCCGAAGGCGGCGAGGACCTGCTGCGCCAGGCGGTGAGCCGGGTGGACCAGGAGATGAGCGCGATCCGCGATGCGGGCAAGGTCAAGGCGCGTGAGCGCATGGCCGTGCTGGCCGCCCTGAACCTGGCCTACCTGCTGGCCGAGCAGCGACAGACCCCGGCCGCAACGGTGCCGGTGCCCGCATCCCCCCCGCCCAGCCTCGAGGCCAATCTCGAGGAAGAGGCCCTGCTGGACCGCCTGATTTCCAAGCTCGACGCCACCCTGGGCGACGATGGACAGCTGCTCTAG
- the mltB gene encoding lytic murein transglycosylase B, whose product MTLSLPVPLRRACRVLPLLALAGLASTALAAAPSAKRAPVKAAAVISDDSPDVVIYGQREDVVQFGRTLAAANQLDPEWVVAQLAQARFQPRVTQLVMPPPVGTAKNWAAYRARFVEPQRIGAGLRWWQDNAQALSRAEARYGVPPEIVAAIVGVETFYGRLTGSFKVIDALATLSFDFPSGRSDRSAFYRDELGAFLRWCAAEKRDPQSVLGSFAGAIGLPQFMPSSILKYAVDFDGDGRIDLNTHGDDVVGSVAHYLAEFGWQRGLVPTVAVTPPADVREKALMLVNDITPSLSASQMRERGAVLDAEATDALGPLALVELQNGGNAPSYVAGTRNFYVLTRYNWSAYYAMAVVDLARALRSGRTDSTATPAAPAAPAASAAP is encoded by the coding sequence ATGACCCTGTCGCTTCCCGTTCCGCTGCGGCGTGCCTGCCGCGTCCTGCCCCTGCTCGCTCTGGCCGGCCTGGCCTCCACCGCCCTGGCCGCGGCGCCCTCGGCCAAGCGCGCTCCTGTCAAAGCCGCAGCCGTCATCAGCGACGACAGCCCCGACGTGGTCATCTACGGCCAGCGCGAGGACGTGGTGCAGTTCGGCCGCACCCTGGCCGCGGCCAACCAACTGGACCCCGAATGGGTGGTGGCCCAGCTGGCCCAGGCCCGCTTCCAGCCCCGCGTGACCCAGCTGGTCATGCCCCCGCCGGTGGGCACGGCCAAGAACTGGGCGGCCTACCGGGCCCGCTTCGTCGAGCCGCAGCGCATCGGCGCCGGGCTGCGCTGGTGGCAGGACAACGCCCAGGCCCTGAGCCGCGCCGAGGCCCGCTATGGCGTGCCGCCGGAGATCGTCGCGGCCATCGTGGGGGTCGAGACCTTCTATGGTCGGCTGACGGGCAGCTTCAAGGTCATCGACGCGCTGGCCACGCTGTCCTTCGACTTCCCCAGCGGCCGCAGCGACCGCTCGGCCTTCTACCGGGACGAGCTGGGCGCCTTCCTGCGCTGGTGCGCCGCCGAGAAGCGGGACCCGCAGAGCGTGCTGGGCTCCTTCGCCGGCGCCATCGGCCTGCCCCAGTTCATGCCCAGCAGCATCCTGAAGTACGCGGTGGATTTCGACGGCGACGGCCGCATCGACCTGAACACGCACGGCGACGATGTGGTGGGCAGCGTCGCGCATTACCTGGCCGAATTCGGCTGGCAGCGCGGCCTGGTGCCCACCGTGGCCGTGACGCCCCCCGCGGACGTGCGGGAGAAGGCGCTGATGCTGGTCAACGACATCACCCCCAGCCTCAGTGCCAGCCAGATGCGCGAGCGCGGCGCGGTGCTGGACGCGGAGGCCACCGACGCCCTGGGGCCGCTGGCCTTGGTGGAGCTGCAGAACGGCGGCAACGCCCCCAGCTACGTGGCGGGCACCCGCAACTTCTACGTCCTCACCCGCTACAACTGGTCGGCCTACTATGCGATGGCGGTGGTGGACCTGGCGCGCGCCCTGCGCAGCGGACGCACCGACAGCACGGCCACGCCTGCCGCACCGGCCGCACCGGCCGCTTCGGCCGCGCCCTGA
- a CDS encoding sulfite exporter TauE/SafE family protein: MSPSLVVELLCLGTFGGFMAGLLGIGGGMVLVPFMTIIISHRGVPGDMAVKMAIATSMATILFTSLSSMRAHHKRGAVRWPIVASIAPGILIGGLLAGAGAFSLLKGQALALFFAVFVGVSATQMLRHRPPRPGRELPGPMGQAAAGTGIGFVSGLVGAGGGFLSVPFMTWCNVPMHQAVATSAALGFPIALSNTLGYLVGGWALPAALPGAVGYLYLPALGVVVLASMSMAPLGARAAHAMDVAQLRRVFALVLYGLAAYMLWKSFHT, translated from the coding sequence ATGAGTCCCAGCCTCGTCGTCGAGCTGCTGTGCCTGGGCACCTTCGGCGGTTTCATGGCCGGGCTGCTGGGCATCGGTGGCGGCATGGTGCTGGTGCCCTTCATGACCATCATCATCAGCCACCGCGGCGTGCCGGGCGACATGGCGGTGAAGATGGCCATCGCCACCTCGATGGCCACCATCCTGTTCACCTCGCTGTCCAGCATGCGGGCGCACCACAAGCGGGGCGCCGTGCGCTGGCCCATCGTGGCCAGCATCGCCCCGGGCATCCTGATCGGCGGCCTGCTGGCGGGGGCGGGCGCCTTCTCGCTGCTCAAGGGCCAGGCCCTGGCCCTGTTCTTCGCCGTCTTCGTCGGCGTCTCGGCCACGCAGATGCTGCGTCATCGGCCCCCCCGCCCGGGCCGCGAACTGCCCGGCCCGATGGGCCAGGCGGCCGCGGGCACCGGCATCGGCTTCGTCTCGGGCCTGGTGGGCGCCGGCGGCGGCTTCCTGAGCGTGCCCTTCATGACCTGGTGCAACGTGCCCATGCACCAGGCGGTGGCCACCAGCGCGGCGCTGGGCTTTCCGATCGCCCTGTCCAACACGCTGGGCTACCTGGTGGGCGGCTGGGCCCTGCCGGCGGCCCTGCCCGGCGCCGTGGGCTACCTCTACCTGCCGGCGCTGGGCGTGGTCGTGCTGGCCAGCATGAGCATGGCGCCGCTGGGCGCGCGGGCCGCCCACGCCATGGACGTGGCCCAGCTTCGCCGGGTGTTCGCCCTGGTGCTCTACGGGCTGGCGGCTTACATGCTGTGGAAGTCCTTCCACACTTGA